From the genome of Aspergillus oryzae RIB40 DNA, chromosome 4:
AAGAATAATGACAAGGTAATAAATAAACTCAAAAAAAgcgggggagagagaaaggggGTAGGGCAAAAATTAAAACATACCTAAATAGTCGGCGACGTGAGGGGAAAAGGTGCAAAGGAGTATATAGTTTGTATTTGATTCAAAAAGGAGTTAAAGTATACCTTGCAGATATAATTACGGCATCCAGAGCGCGCTGTGTGTGGGGCGGAGAATTTGCTTGTCGCGCCTGCTTGTTGTGGCTTCGTGTCAACATTGTTCAGGGCCTCCTCCCCAAAGGTGCGACTAATTATGCTCCGTACCAACAGTGGAATTCACTGGTTCACTTCATCGCATGGCAATTGATTATAGGAGATACTTAAACTGTTATCAAACAATTTTCACTTTCGTTCACTATATAATTGGTATCTCTAATTGATCTAGACCTACTCGGCTTATATTCAAAAACCATAATGAATATCTTCAGGCTTTTGGGTGAGTGCATTGTGATACTATCTTGCAATTGTTCTAACATTTGAACTAGCTGATTTCTCGCACCTCGCgtctatttttattcttctacaTAAAATGAAGTCGTCCAGTGTATAGTTTTCCGCTTGCCACTTGTAGTGCTTAATCTAACCCACAGGTTAGAGCTGTTCTGGGCTGTCATTCAAATCACAGGCTTTATATTTGATGGTTTTTGTGACTCGCTATCTTGGTAAGGGCTCCATATTGTCTTCCCCATCTCACCTCGCAAGACTTCTCTAATTCTTGCCAATCTTCTAGATCTCTTCTGGGCCTTCTCCGAATCCCTATACAACACGACTTTCAAGATATTGTTCATTGGCTCATCAGCTTATATTATCTATCTCATGCTTAATGACTATAAACCCACACATGATCCGAATATTGATACATTCAAAGTTCAATACCTCCTCGGGATCGGTGCTTTGCTagctcttctcttcccacATGACTATAGCGTCTCCGAAGTTAGTTCCTCAATTACTTTGTGACTCCGTGCGGGCTTCTGACAATAGCAAGGTTCTCTGGACGTTCTCGATTTGGCTTGAATCTGTTGCCATCCTCCCTCAGCTCTTCATGCTTCAACGTACTGGCGAGGCGGACACCATAACAACACACTATCTCTTTGCATTGGGACTATACCGCGCCCTCTATATACCCAATTGGATCTATCGCTACTTTGCGGAAAGCTACTTTCAGCCAGTCCCTGTTGTTGCAGGCATCGTCCAAACACTCCTATACTCGGATTTCTTCTACATCTACTATACCAAGTAAGTTACTCGAGAATCTTGGAGCCCGAACACGAACTAAACATGAGTAGGGtcatgaaaggaaagaagttcTCACTTCCTGTCTAACTATCGCTGTAAGACGGAGTTATCCTTTTGCAGGCGGGCTTGGAAGCAGTTATCAATGTACTTTTTGGCGTTTATCATGGTTATGTGGTGTATCTCAACACGCTTCAAAACGCTTGCCTACGTTTCTATTTTGATGGATTTAgattgtatgtacatttaGGGTAGTTCGATTGATTATGTCAGAGGCGTGCCATGGTCGAGTCGGTCCGACAATGTCTGCAGCTTTAATCGCGAGGGAAATGGAGTATTACGATCAATTCCCATCAGAGTAAGACCTTCGATACGATCATATAGACATAATATAAAGGAGTATGCTTACAACGGGCAAAAAGGACTTAAGAGTTGCAAACTCGTTCGAGAGAACAAATGAGGGCTACTTCATTGTTTAGGCTAGAATATGGGACAAACTATGCGTCTTAGACATCTTGGCAATGAGTGGCCCACGAATCATGACTTAACACATGGTTAGTAGTGTTCAGTTACGTACTTCTCCAATGATCACAAAAGTTTTGTTGAGAACTGCTAAAGTTTACTTGAGAAAAGACATTCTTTGTATTAGAAGATTgaaagagcaggaagagCAGTAAGAGCAGTAAGagaaaataagagaaagaagagaaagaaggaagaaaagaacagaaaaacaaataaaccaAGTTGTCGGATTGTCGGGGCCACTCCAAACTCGTTTGACGATTCACCGGTCGGATGGGGAGCTCTAATAGTCTCGATGGCTAGATGGGCCAAGTGGAGAAGTGAACCCCGAATTGTAATTGACCTGTGACGATGGGTCTGGGAGGTCCCCATGGAGAGAGTCCAACACCGAAACTGAACTGGGAAGTGGGGGTGTTGCTTTTGCAAAGCCGTGCCCGGGGCTGAAGCTTGGCCGTTGGTGTATACCCTTTGAACTCTCCGACCAGCTATTGTGACCATTAAACTGAGTCAAGAAGTTCGCTTGTGGCCTGTCCAACGGCAATTGGACGTTCAAACTGGATTCACACCTTGATATGGGTGGTGATGGAAGTTTCGGGGAACGAGATACTATCTCGAGACGGggtgagcttcttcttgaatTAGGAGGAGTGAGGCGCGAACCTCCCCGGCGAACTTGACATGTCGGACATATTTTAACAAAACGCGAGATGAGTTCTTTAGGAACCCTTTGATGATGGTCAACGTATGCTTACAGTCAGTTTTCATTGGCTAATGATGACTGGGGATACTCTCCAAAAGATAGGTCTGGAAGTTGCAGACATATCGTTTGAGAAACAGACAGACGTACCATGAATAGATCTGCCGCACCTGAGCAGATGTTTTGTCTCTACCACCGTGTTGGCACTGCTGATGTGCCCTGGTAAGAATCTTGAAAAGTTTCTCTCGAATAGCCACGGGCTTTCCTTCATGACAGATCATTTTCATGCACTTGAAAGGTATATGTGCATCAGCAATGAAGTTCTTCAACCTGGTCAGGAGATAATACGGACATCTGAAGTCCCTGTACCAACTACTTGAAGTTTGAACATCTTTTTGACCCAAAATCTAATGTTTTCCATTTAGCTGATGCTAACATGATCATTGTCTTGGTGAAAGGATTGAAGTAAGGTAGTAGGGATGCTTTCAGCCACAGGTAAAGGACAGGACAAATTCATACCGAAACTGGGCTGATTCCACAGTTGTATCTTTGGGGTCTAATAAGACTGTCCTTATGTTTCTCGCCCTTTTAGCATGAATCAATGCTTTGTCTTGCTTCTTAACCGAGAGGTCGTCGACATAACTAGAATAGAACACCCCGCATAAGACTTCTCTCCACTAACAACACCAAAGTGGATTCTTTAGGCGTGTAGATTACTTACCTTCTCATTAGTTGATCGAACTCCCGTACGTTTGGGAATCCGTCCAGTGGGGGAATAACTGGCTCCGATAACATCGTATTCTCGTTTCGAGAGTCTTGACTTTCAATATCTGTCTCCCCAAGTGCATCACGGTAAGGCAGGTATCTTTGGGACTGGAAATAGCGTGACGGTGCTATATACTGTACCGACTGTtgagggtggtggtggtggtgttgtaAGGCCGTATGGTCAGGGGTTGATGGCACAGAGTGCACAGGTAAGTGGTGAGAAGACAAGTGCTGGTTGTGAGGTGATATGCCCGAATGGCTATATGGAGCACTGAATTGGGAAGTATATGCGCTGAAAGACTGAGACGGGAAATGATATGAGCCAGAGTCGTTTACGCTGAACTCATGGCCTTCCCCTTGGCTATACGGAACAGGTAAGGCAACTTGCTGGTTCATGATGTAGCTACCATGGCCCTCATTACTTCGCCTTCCAGAACCACTCATAATGACTTTCGGTttggtcttcctctcttgTTGGCAGTGGGGGAGTTAAGAACTTCCCAACTTGATGTATGCGCAGATTGATATGGGCAATTCCACTGTAGAGTGAAGCAATTCGTACTGCTCTCCCTATCAtccaaatatatatttagacggagatggagaatgtGATATAGTAGGGGTGAAGTTTCTATAAGCCAAAAATCCTCGAATAGTAAGGGTGCGGCCTCTGAGAACCTTGGCGATGATACAAGCTCTTCAAAATGAAGCACACACTGAGGTAGTGTCGGAGAAAAGTATCACACAAACGCGACAGaggaaggtggagaagaaagaggagacgATGGAAGACTTAAAGCAGAcacagaaaaacaaaagtgATGAAGGTGCAAATAGAATATAGCTCGTATACTATGGATCCCAATGATGGCGAGCGGGCTCCAAGTCTCAAAtaagggaagaaaagcctGGGACATCCCGTAAAAGGCCACAGTGAGAATGACATACAGAGAGCTGGTAGGGTATATATGTGCAAGACCATAGCACCCTACCCTTGAACGATGCAAGGTAACC
Proteins encoded in this window:
- a CDS encoding uncharacterized protein (ER lumen protein retaining receptor) is translated as MNIFRLLADFSHLASIFILLHKMKSSSSCSGLSFKSQALYLMVFVTRYLDLFWAFSESLYNTTFKILFIGSSAYIIYLMLNDYKPTHDPNIDTFKVQYLLGIGALLALLFPHDYSVSEVLWTFSIWLESVAILPQLFMLQRTGEADTITTHYLFALGLYRALYIPNWIYRYFAESYFQPVPVVAGIVQTLLYSDFFYIYYTKVMKGKKFSLPV
- a CDS encoding uncharacterized protein (predicted protein) codes for the protein MGGDGSFGERDTISRRDLPHLSRCFVSTTVLALLMCPDHFHALESVTVLYTVPTVEGGGGGVVRPYGQGLMAQSAQLPWPSLLRLPEPLIMTFGLVFLSCWQWGS